A genomic segment from Leopardus geoffroyi isolate Oge1 chromosome A2, O.geoffroyi_Oge1_pat1.0, whole genome shotgun sequence encodes:
- the PLPPR3 gene encoding phospholipid phosphatase-related protein type 3 yields MIATKEKNKTPKDSMTLLPCFYFVELPIVASSVVSLYFLELTDLFKPAKVGFQCYDRTLSMPYVETNEELIPLLMLLSLAFAAPAASIMVGEGMLYCVQSRLWGRGGGSGGAEGSINAGGCNFNSFLRRTVRFVGVHVFGLCATALVTDVIQLATGYHAPFFLTVCKPNYTLLGTSCEANPYVTQDICSGRDAHAILSARKTFPSQHATLSAFAAVYVSMYFNSIISDTTKLLKPILVFGFAIAAGVCGLTQITQYRSHPVDVYAGFLIGAGIAAYLACHAVGNFQAPTAEKPMALAPAKDALRALTQRGHDSVYQQNKSVSTDELGPPGRLDGVPRPVAREKASLGSLKRASVDVDLLAPRSPMGKENMVTFSHTLPRVSTPSLDDPARRHMTIHVPLDASRSKQLISEWKQKSLEGRGLGLPDEAGPGHLRAPAEPMAEEEEEEEEEEEEEEEEEEGEEEEGEEGGPAPPSLYPTVQARPGLGPRVLLPPRAGPQPLVHIPEEGAQAAGGLSPKSSAAVRAKWLMMAEKSGAAVAVASAQPRVANPPRLLQVIAMSKAPGGPGPKVAETASSSSASSDSSQYRSPSDRDSASIVTIDAHAPHHPVVHLSSGNGPWEWKTAGGTAKGAEGEGGYELGDLARGFRGGPKPPGVSPGSSISDVDQEEPRFGAVATVNLATGEGLPPPGMADGALGPGSRESTLRRKAGGLVLGEREATGEAEAEGYYRKMQAARRFKD; encoded by the exons ATGATCGCGACCAAGGAGAAGAATAAAACCCCAAAGGACAGCATGACGCTTCTGCCCTGCTTCTACTTCGTGGAG CTCCCCATCGTGGCGTCCTCCGTCGTGTCCCTGTACTTCCTGGAGCTGACCGACCTCTTCAAGCCGGCCAAGGTGGGATTCCAGTGCTACGACCGGACGCTCTCCATGCCCTACGTGGAGACCAACGAGGAGCTcatccccctgctcatgctcctcaGCTTGGCCTTCGCTGCCCCTGCGGCCTCG ATCATGGTCGGCGAGGGCATGCTGTACTGCGTGCAGTCCCGGCTGTGGGGCCGCGGCGGGGGCTCGGGCGGCGCCGAGGGCAGCATCAACGCTGGCGGCTGCAACTTCAACTCCTTCTTGCGGCGCACCGTGCGCTTCGTGG GCGTCCACGTGTTCGGCCTGTGTGCCACGGCCCTGGTGACCGACGTCATCCAGCTGGCCACGGGCTACCACGCGCCCTTCTTCCTGACGGTCTGCAAGCCCAACTACACGCTGCTGGGCACGTCGTGTGAGGCCAACCCTTACGTCACACAGGACATCTGCTCCGGCCGCGACGCGCACGCCATCCTGTCTGCACG GAAGACCTTCCCGTCGCAGCACGCCACGCTGTCCGCCTTCGCTGCGGTCTACGTGTCG atgtaCTTCAACTCCATCATCTCGGACACCACCAAGCTGCTCAAGCCCATCCTGGTGTTCGGCTTTGCCATCGCAGCGGGCGTCTGCGGCCTCACCCAGATCACGCAGTACCGCAGCCACCCCGTGGACGTGTACGCTGGCTTCCTCATCGGCGCTGGCATCGCGGCCTACCtg GCCTGCCACGCGGTCGGCAACTTCCAGGCCCCGACGGCAGAGAAGCCGATGGCGCTGGCCCCCGCCAAGGATGCGCTGCGGGCCCTGACCCAGCGGGGCCACGACTCGGTGTACCAGCAGAACAAGTCCGTGAGCACCGACGAGCTGGGGCCGCCAGGGCGGCTGGACGGCGTGCCCCGGCCCGTAGCCCGGGAGAAGGCCTCGCTGGGCAGCCTGAAGCGGGCCAGCGTGGACGTGGACCTGCTGGCCCCACGCAGCCCCATGGGCAAGGAGAACATGGTCACCTTCAGCCACACGCTGCCCCGCGTCAGCACGCCCTCGCTCGACGACCCTGCTCGCCGCCACATGACCATCCACGTGCCACTCGACGCTTCTCGCTCCAAGCAGCTCATCAGCGAGTGGAAGCAGAAGTCGCTGGAGGGCCGTGGCCTAGGGCTGCCCGATGAGGCCGGCCCCGGGCACCTGCGGGCGCCCGCAGAGCCCATGgcggaggaggaagaggaggaggaggaagaggaggaggaggaggaggaggaggaggagggggaggaggaggagggggaggaaggggggccGGCCCCGCCCTCACTCTACCCCACGGTGCAGGCCCGGCCGGGGCTCGGGCCTCGGGTCCTCCTGCCGCCGCGGGCCGGGCCGCAGCCGCTGGTGCACATCCCCGAGGAGGGGGCACAGGCGGCTGGCGGCCTGTCTCCCAAGAGCAGCGCCGCCGTGCGGGCCAAGTGGCTCATGATGGCGGAGAAGAGCGGGGCCGCTGTGGCCGTGGCCTCGGCCCAGCCCCGCGTGGCCAACCCGCCGCGGCTGCTGCAGGTGATCGCCATGTCCAAGGCGCCGGGCGGGCCGGGCCCCAAGGTGGCGGAGACCGCCTCGTCCTCCAGCGCCAGCTCCGACTCCTCGCAGTACAGATCGCCCTCGGACCGCGACTCGGCCAGCATCGTCACCATCGACGCGCACGCGCCCCACCACCCCGTGGTCCACCTGTCCTCGGGTAACGGGCCCTGGGAGTGGAAGACGGCGGGGGGCACGGCCAagggggcagagggcgagggtGGCTACGAGCTGGGGGACCTGGCCCGTGGCTTCCGCGGTGGGCCCAAGCCGCCAGGTGTGTCCCCCGGCTCGTCCATCAGCGACGTGGACCAAGAGGAGCCGCGATTTGGGGCCGTGGCCACGGTCAACCTGGCCACGGGCGAGGGGCTGCCCCCACCGGGCATGGCTGACGGGGCCCTGGGCCCAGGCAGCCGGGAGTCCACGCTGAGGCGCAAAGCTGGCGGCCTGGTGCTGGGGGAGCGGGAGGCCACGGGGGAGGCGGAGGCCGAGGGCTACTATCGCAAGATGCAGGCGGCCCGCAGGTTCAAGGactga
- the PTBP1 gene encoding polypyrimidine tract-binding protein 1 isoform X2, with protein sequence MDGIVPDIAVGTKRGSDELFSACVTNGPFIMSSNSASAANGNDSKKFKGDNRSAGVPSRVIHIRKLPSDVTEGEVISLGLPFGKVTNLLMLKGKNQAFIEMNTEEAANTMVNYYTSVTPVLRGQPIYIQFSNHKELKTDSSPNQARAQAALQAVNSVQSGNLALAASAAAVDAGMAMAGQSPVLRIIVENLFYPVTLDVLHQVRWLGACGRPRSCCRPWGSLGGGRDHSLLLQIFSKFGTVLKIITFTKNNQFQALLQYADPVSAQHAKLSLDGQNIYNACCTLRIDFSKLTSLNVKYNNDKSRDYTRPDLPSGDSQPSLDQTMAAAFGLSVPNVHGALAPLAIPSAAAAAAAAGRIAIPGLAGAGNSVLLVSNLNPERVTPQSLFILFGVYGDVQRVKILFNKKENALVQMADGSQAQLAMSHLNGHKLHGKPVRITLSKHQNVQLPREGQEDQGLTKDYGNSPLHRFKKPGSKNFQNIFPPSATLHLSNIPPSVSEDDLKILFSSNGGIVKGFKFFQKDRKMALIQMGSVEEAIQALIDLHNHDLGENHHLRVSFSKSTI encoded by the exons ATGGACGG caTCGTCCCAGACATAGCAGTTGGTACAAAG CGGGGATCCGACGAGCTCTTCTCTGCCTGTGTCACTAACGGACCCTTTATCATGAGCAGCAACTCGGCTTCTGCAG CAAATGGGAACGACAGTAAGAAGTTCAAGGGTGACAACAGGAGTGCAGGTGTGCCCTCCAGAGTGATCCACATCCGGAAGCTTCCCAGTGACGTCACCGAGGGCGAGGTCATTTCTCTGGGGCTGCCCTTCGGGAAGGTCACCAATCTCCTgatgctgaaagggaaaaatcag GCTTTCATCGAGATGAACACGGAGGAGGCCGCCAACACCATGGTGAACTACTACACGTCCGTGACCCCTGTGCTGCGCGGCCAGCCCATCTACATCCAGTTCTCCAACCACAAGGAGCTCAAGACGGACAGCTCACCCAACCAGGCG cgGGCCCAGGCGGCGCTGCAGGCGGTGAACTCGGTGCAGTCAGGAAACTTGGCCCTGGCCGCCTCGGCTGCCGCGGTGGACGCGGGGATGGCCATGGCTGGCCAGAGCCCGGTGCTCCGGATCATCGTGGAGAACCTCTTCTACCCGGTGACTTTGGACGTGCTCCACCAGGTGAGGTGGCTGGGGGCGTGCGGCCGCCCCCGGTCCTGTTGCCGACCGTGGGGTTCCCTGGGCGGAGGTCGGGACCACTCTCTTCTCTTGCAGATCTTCTCCAAGTTTGGCACGGTTCTGAAAATCATCACGTTTACCAAGAACAACCAGTTTCAAGCCCTGCTGCAGTACGCCGACCCTGTGAGCGCGCAGCACGCCAAGCTG TCGCTGGACGGGCAGAACATCTACAACGCTTGCTGTACCCTCCGTATCGACTTCTCCAAGCTCACCAGCCTCAACGTCAAGTACAACAACGACAAGAGTCGTGACTACACACGCCCTGACCTGCCCTCCGGGGACAGCCAGCCTTCGCTAGACCAGACCATGGCCGCTGCCTTCG GCCTCTCTGTTCCTAACGTGCACGGGGCCCTGGCTCCTCTGGCCATCCcgtcggcggcggcggcggcggcagcggcgggccGGATCGCCATCCCCGGCCTGGCAGGGGCGGGAAACTCTGTCCTGCTGGTCAGCAACCTCAACCCCGAG AGAGTCACACCCCAAAGCCTCTTTATTCTTTTCG GCGTGTACGGCGACGTGCAGCGGGTGAAGATCTTGTTCAACAAGAAGGAGAACGCGCTGGTGCAGATGGCGGACGGGAGCCAGGCGCAGCTGG CCATGAGCCACCTCAACGGCCACAAGCTGCACGGGAAGCCGGTGCGCATCACGCTGTCCAAGCACCAGAACGTGCAGCTGCCCCGCGAGGGCCAGGAGGACCAGGGCCTGACCAAGGACTACGGCAACTCCCCCCTGCACCGCTTCAAGAAGCCGGGCTCCAAGAACTTCCAGAACATCTTCCCGCCCTCGGCCACCCTGCACCTCTCCAACATCCC GCCCTCTGTGTCTGAGGACGATCTGAAGATCCTCTTTTCCAGCAACGGCGGGATCGTCAAGGGGTTCAAGTTCTTCCA GAAGGACCGCAAGATGGCCCTGATCCAGATGGGCTCGGTGGAGGAGGCCATCCAGGCGCTCATTGACCTTCACAACCACGACCTGGGCGAGAACCACCACCTGCGGGTGTCCTTCTCCAAGTCCACCATCTAG
- the PTBP1 gene encoding polypyrimidine tract-binding protein 1 isoform X4 yields the protein MDGIVPDIAVGTKRGSDELFSACVTNGPFIMSSNSASAANGNDSKKFKGDNRSAGVPSRVIHIRKLPSDVTEGEVISLGLPFGKVTNLLMLKGKNQAFIEMNTEEAANTMVNYYTSVTPVLRGQPIYIQFSNHKELKTDSSPNQARAQAALQAVNSVQSGNLALAASAAAVDAGMAMAGQSPVLRIIVENLFYPVTLDVLHQIFSKFGTVLKIITFTKNNQFQALLQYADPVSAQHAKLSLDGQNIYNACCTLRIDFSKLTSLNVKYNNDKSRDYTRPDLPSGDSQPSLDQTMAAAFGLSVPNVHGALAPLAIPSAAAAAAAAGRIAIPGLAGAGNSVLLVSNLNPERVTPQSLFILFGVYGDVQRVKILFNKKENALVQMADGSQAQLAMSHLNGHKLHGKPVRITLSKHQNVQLPREGQEDQGLTKDYGNSPLHRFKKPGSKNFQNIFPPSATLHLSNIPPSVSEDDLKILFSSNGGIVKGFKFFQKDRKMALIQMGSVEEAIQALIDLHNHDLGENHHLRVSFSKSTI from the exons ATGGACGG caTCGTCCCAGACATAGCAGTTGGTACAAAG CGGGGATCCGACGAGCTCTTCTCTGCCTGTGTCACTAACGGACCCTTTATCATGAGCAGCAACTCGGCTTCTGCAG CAAATGGGAACGACAGTAAGAAGTTCAAGGGTGACAACAGGAGTGCAGGTGTGCCCTCCAGAGTGATCCACATCCGGAAGCTTCCCAGTGACGTCACCGAGGGCGAGGTCATTTCTCTGGGGCTGCCCTTCGGGAAGGTCACCAATCTCCTgatgctgaaagggaaaaatcag GCTTTCATCGAGATGAACACGGAGGAGGCCGCCAACACCATGGTGAACTACTACACGTCCGTGACCCCTGTGCTGCGCGGCCAGCCCATCTACATCCAGTTCTCCAACCACAAGGAGCTCAAGACGGACAGCTCACCCAACCAGGCG cgGGCCCAGGCGGCGCTGCAGGCGGTGAACTCGGTGCAGTCAGGAAACTTGGCCCTGGCCGCCTCGGCTGCCGCGGTGGACGCGGGGATGGCCATGGCTGGCCAGAGCCCGGTGCTCCGGATCATCGTGGAGAACCTCTTCTACCCGGTGACTTTGGACGTGCTCCACCAG ATCTTCTCCAAGTTTGGCACGGTTCTGAAAATCATCACGTTTACCAAGAACAACCAGTTTCAAGCCCTGCTGCAGTACGCCGACCCTGTGAGCGCGCAGCACGCCAAGCTG TCGCTGGACGGGCAGAACATCTACAACGCTTGCTGTACCCTCCGTATCGACTTCTCCAAGCTCACCAGCCTCAACGTCAAGTACAACAACGACAAGAGTCGTGACTACACACGCCCTGACCTGCCCTCCGGGGACAGCCAGCCTTCGCTAGACCAGACCATGGCCGCTGCCTTCG GCCTCTCTGTTCCTAACGTGCACGGGGCCCTGGCTCCTCTGGCCATCCcgtcggcggcggcggcggcggcagcggcgggccGGATCGCCATCCCCGGCCTGGCAGGGGCGGGAAACTCTGTCCTGCTGGTCAGCAACCTCAACCCCGAG AGAGTCACACCCCAAAGCCTCTTTATTCTTTTCG GCGTGTACGGCGACGTGCAGCGGGTGAAGATCTTGTTCAACAAGAAGGAGAACGCGCTGGTGCAGATGGCGGACGGGAGCCAGGCGCAGCTGG CCATGAGCCACCTCAACGGCCACAAGCTGCACGGGAAGCCGGTGCGCATCACGCTGTCCAAGCACCAGAACGTGCAGCTGCCCCGCGAGGGCCAGGAGGACCAGGGCCTGACCAAGGACTACGGCAACTCCCCCCTGCACCGCTTCAAGAAGCCGGGCTCCAAGAACTTCCAGAACATCTTCCCGCCCTCGGCCACCCTGCACCTCTCCAACATCCC GCCCTCTGTGTCTGAGGACGATCTGAAGATCCTCTTTTCCAGCAACGGCGGGATCGTCAAGGGGTTCAAGTTCTTCCA GAAGGACCGCAAGATGGCCCTGATCCAGATGGGCTCGGTGGAGGAGGCCATCCAGGCGCTCATTGACCTTCACAACCACGACCTGGGCGAGAACCACCACCTGCGGGTGTCCTTCTCCAAGTCCACCATCTAG
- the PTBP1 gene encoding polypyrimidine tract-binding protein 1 isoform X3, with product MDGIVPDIAVGTKRGSDELFSACVTNGPFIMSSNSASAANGNDSKKFKGDNRSAGVPSRVIHIRKLPSDVTEGEVISLGLPFGKVTNLLMLKGKNQAFIEMNTEEAANTMVNYYTSVTPVLRGQPIYIQFSNHKELKTDSSPNQARAQAALQAVNSVQSGNLALAASAAAVDAGMAMAGQSPVLRIIVENLFYPVTLDVLHQIFSKFGTVLKIITFTKNNQFQALLQYADPVSAQHAKLSLDGQNIYNACCTLRIDFSKLTSLNVKYNNDKSRDYTRPDLPSGDSQPSLDQTMAAAFGAPGIMSASPYAGAGFPPTFAIPQAAGLSVPNVHGALAPLAIPSAAAAAAAAGRIAIPGLAGAGNSVLLVSNLNPERVTPQSLFILFGVYGDVQRVKILFNKKENALVQMADGSQAQLAMSHLNGHKLHGKPVRITLSKHQNVQLPREGQEDQGLTKDYGNSPLHRFKKPGSKNFQNIFPPSATLHLSNIPPSVSEDDLKILFSSNGGIVKGFKFFQKDRKMALIQMGSVEEAIQALIDLHNHDLGENHHLRVSFSKSTI from the exons ATGGACGG caTCGTCCCAGACATAGCAGTTGGTACAAAG CGGGGATCCGACGAGCTCTTCTCTGCCTGTGTCACTAACGGACCCTTTATCATGAGCAGCAACTCGGCTTCTGCAG CAAATGGGAACGACAGTAAGAAGTTCAAGGGTGACAACAGGAGTGCAGGTGTGCCCTCCAGAGTGATCCACATCCGGAAGCTTCCCAGTGACGTCACCGAGGGCGAGGTCATTTCTCTGGGGCTGCCCTTCGGGAAGGTCACCAATCTCCTgatgctgaaagggaaaaatcag GCTTTCATCGAGATGAACACGGAGGAGGCCGCCAACACCATGGTGAACTACTACACGTCCGTGACCCCTGTGCTGCGCGGCCAGCCCATCTACATCCAGTTCTCCAACCACAAGGAGCTCAAGACGGACAGCTCACCCAACCAGGCG cgGGCCCAGGCGGCGCTGCAGGCGGTGAACTCGGTGCAGTCAGGAAACTTGGCCCTGGCCGCCTCGGCTGCCGCGGTGGACGCGGGGATGGCCATGGCTGGCCAGAGCCCGGTGCTCCGGATCATCGTGGAGAACCTCTTCTACCCGGTGACTTTGGACGTGCTCCACCAG ATCTTCTCCAAGTTTGGCACGGTTCTGAAAATCATCACGTTTACCAAGAACAACCAGTTTCAAGCCCTGCTGCAGTACGCCGACCCTGTGAGCGCGCAGCACGCCAAGCTG TCGCTGGACGGGCAGAACATCTACAACGCTTGCTGTACCCTCCGTATCGACTTCTCCAAGCTCACCAGCCTCAACGTCAAGTACAACAACGACAAGAGTCGTGACTACACACGCCCTGACCTGCCCTCCGGGGACAGCCAGCCTTCGCTAGACCAGACCATGGCCGCTGCCTTCG GTGCGCCTGGTATAATGTCAGCCTCTCCGTATGCAGGAGCTGGTTTCCCTCCCACCTTTGCAATTCCTCAAGCTGCAG GCCTCTCTGTTCCTAACGTGCACGGGGCCCTGGCTCCTCTGGCCATCCcgtcggcggcggcggcggcggcagcggcgggccGGATCGCCATCCCCGGCCTGGCAGGGGCGGGAAACTCTGTCCTGCTGGTCAGCAACCTCAACCCCGAG AGAGTCACACCCCAAAGCCTCTTTATTCTTTTCG GCGTGTACGGCGACGTGCAGCGGGTGAAGATCTTGTTCAACAAGAAGGAGAACGCGCTGGTGCAGATGGCGGACGGGAGCCAGGCGCAGCTGG CCATGAGCCACCTCAACGGCCACAAGCTGCACGGGAAGCCGGTGCGCATCACGCTGTCCAAGCACCAGAACGTGCAGCTGCCCCGCGAGGGCCAGGAGGACCAGGGCCTGACCAAGGACTACGGCAACTCCCCCCTGCACCGCTTCAAGAAGCCGGGCTCCAAGAACTTCCAGAACATCTTCCCGCCCTCGGCCACCCTGCACCTCTCCAACATCCC GCCCTCTGTGTCTGAGGACGATCTGAAGATCCTCTTTTCCAGCAACGGCGGGATCGTCAAGGGGTTCAAGTTCTTCCA GAAGGACCGCAAGATGGCCCTGATCCAGATGGGCTCGGTGGAGGAGGCCATCCAGGCGCTCATTGACCTTCACAACCACGACCTGGGCGAGAACCACCACCTGCGGGTGTCCTTCTCCAAGTCCACCATCTAG
- the PTBP1 gene encoding polypyrimidine tract-binding protein 1 isoform X1, producing the protein MDGIVPDIAVGTKRGSDELFSACVTNGPFIMSSNSASAANGNDSKKFKGDNRSAGVPSRVIHIRKLPSDVTEGEVISLGLPFGKVTNLLMLKGKNQAFIEMNTEEAANTMVNYYTSVTPVLRGQPIYIQFSNHKELKTDSSPNQARAQAALQAVNSVQSGNLALAASAAAVDAGMAMAGQSPVLRIIVENLFYPVTLDVLHQVRWLGACGRPRSCCRPWGSLGGGRDHSLLLQIFSKFGTVLKIITFTKNNQFQALLQYADPVSAQHAKLSLDGQNIYNACCTLRIDFSKLTSLNVKYNNDKSRDYTRPDLPSGDSQPSLDQTMAAAFGAPGIMSASPYAGAGFPPTFAIPQAAGLSVPNVHGALAPLAIPSAAAAAAAAGRIAIPGLAGAGNSVLLVSNLNPERVTPQSLFILFGVYGDVQRVKILFNKKENALVQMADGSQAQLAMSHLNGHKLHGKPVRITLSKHQNVQLPREGQEDQGLTKDYGNSPLHRFKKPGSKNFQNIFPPSATLHLSNIPPSVSEDDLKILFSSNGGIVKGFKFFQKDRKMALIQMGSVEEAIQALIDLHNHDLGENHHLRVSFSKSTI; encoded by the exons ATGGACGG caTCGTCCCAGACATAGCAGTTGGTACAAAG CGGGGATCCGACGAGCTCTTCTCTGCCTGTGTCACTAACGGACCCTTTATCATGAGCAGCAACTCGGCTTCTGCAG CAAATGGGAACGACAGTAAGAAGTTCAAGGGTGACAACAGGAGTGCAGGTGTGCCCTCCAGAGTGATCCACATCCGGAAGCTTCCCAGTGACGTCACCGAGGGCGAGGTCATTTCTCTGGGGCTGCCCTTCGGGAAGGTCACCAATCTCCTgatgctgaaagggaaaaatcag GCTTTCATCGAGATGAACACGGAGGAGGCCGCCAACACCATGGTGAACTACTACACGTCCGTGACCCCTGTGCTGCGCGGCCAGCCCATCTACATCCAGTTCTCCAACCACAAGGAGCTCAAGACGGACAGCTCACCCAACCAGGCG cgGGCCCAGGCGGCGCTGCAGGCGGTGAACTCGGTGCAGTCAGGAAACTTGGCCCTGGCCGCCTCGGCTGCCGCGGTGGACGCGGGGATGGCCATGGCTGGCCAGAGCCCGGTGCTCCGGATCATCGTGGAGAACCTCTTCTACCCGGTGACTTTGGACGTGCTCCACCAGGTGAGGTGGCTGGGGGCGTGCGGCCGCCCCCGGTCCTGTTGCCGACCGTGGGGTTCCCTGGGCGGAGGTCGGGACCACTCTCTTCTCTTGCAGATCTTCTCCAAGTTTGGCACGGTTCTGAAAATCATCACGTTTACCAAGAACAACCAGTTTCAAGCCCTGCTGCAGTACGCCGACCCTGTGAGCGCGCAGCACGCCAAGCTG TCGCTGGACGGGCAGAACATCTACAACGCTTGCTGTACCCTCCGTATCGACTTCTCCAAGCTCACCAGCCTCAACGTCAAGTACAACAACGACAAGAGTCGTGACTACACACGCCCTGACCTGCCCTCCGGGGACAGCCAGCCTTCGCTAGACCAGACCATGGCCGCTGCCTTCG GTGCGCCTGGTATAATGTCAGCCTCTCCGTATGCAGGAGCTGGTTTCCCTCCCACCTTTGCAATTCCTCAAGCTGCAG GCCTCTCTGTTCCTAACGTGCACGGGGCCCTGGCTCCTCTGGCCATCCcgtcggcggcggcggcggcggcagcggcgggccGGATCGCCATCCCCGGCCTGGCAGGGGCGGGAAACTCTGTCCTGCTGGTCAGCAACCTCAACCCCGAG AGAGTCACACCCCAAAGCCTCTTTATTCTTTTCG GCGTGTACGGCGACGTGCAGCGGGTGAAGATCTTGTTCAACAAGAAGGAGAACGCGCTGGTGCAGATGGCGGACGGGAGCCAGGCGCAGCTGG CCATGAGCCACCTCAACGGCCACAAGCTGCACGGGAAGCCGGTGCGCATCACGCTGTCCAAGCACCAGAACGTGCAGCTGCCCCGCGAGGGCCAGGAGGACCAGGGCCTGACCAAGGACTACGGCAACTCCCCCCTGCACCGCTTCAAGAAGCCGGGCTCCAAGAACTTCCAGAACATCTTCCCGCCCTCGGCCACCCTGCACCTCTCCAACATCCC GCCCTCTGTGTCTGAGGACGATCTGAAGATCCTCTTTTCCAGCAACGGCGGGATCGTCAAGGGGTTCAAGTTCTTCCA GAAGGACCGCAAGATGGCCCTGATCCAGATGGGCTCGGTGGAGGAGGCCATCCAGGCGCTCATTGACCTTCACAACCACGACCTGGGCGAGAACCACCACCTGCGGGTGTCCTTCTCCAAGTCCACCATCTAG